A single region of the Dehalococcoides mccartyi genome encodes:
- a CDS encoding response regulator gives MNYQNPEIRIFVVDDHEVVRHGLKTMLETVPDFIVVGESDGSEAVVEKICQSKADILLLDIRIEGSDGFQIASQVKARLPALKIILISGYDSNLYITESLRHKIRGFIPKGCQKEYIFTAIRMVALGATVWHGDQIFQAIRNLNSDENQITVSEVSVTNALLDPRELQILTLVSAGKTNKAISAELDISIDMVKKTVSRLMHKFNSTNRTQLATAGSKLKLV, from the coding sequence ATGAACTACCAAAACCCTGAGATACGGATATTTGTTGTTGACGACCACGAGGTTGTCAGGCACGGGTTAAAAACCATGTTGGAGACTGTGCCTGATTTTATCGTTGTGGGAGAATCCGATGGTAGCGAGGCTGTTGTTGAGAAAATATGCCAGTCTAAAGCGGATATTCTGTTGCTGGATATACGTATAGAAGGTTCTGACGGCTTTCAAATAGCATCTCAGGTAAAAGCCCGTTTGCCTGCGTTGAAAATAATCCTTATTTCCGGCTACGATAGCAATCTGTATATTACTGAATCTCTGCGTCATAAAATCCGGGGATTTATACCAAAAGGGTGTCAAAAAGAATACATCTTTACTGCCATAAGAATGGTAGCGCTGGGCGCAACCGTATGGCACGGCGATCAAATATTTCAGGCCATACGAAATCTGAATTCCGACGAAAACCAGATAACCGTTTCCGAAGTTTCCGTCACTAACGCCTTGCTCGATCCACGCGAACTGCAAATACTCACTTTAGTATCTGCAGGAAAAACAAATAAAGCTATCAGTGCTGAATTGGATATTTCTATAGATATGGTGAAAAAAACAGTATCCAGGCTAATGCACAAATTTAATTCTACCAATCGGACACAATTAGCCACTGCCGGTTCTAAATTAAAATTAGTCTAA